The Gloeobacter violaceus PCC 7421 DNA window TGAGGCTATCCATGGTCGTTCGGCTGCCTGAGCGCTGTTGGACTCGGGTTTGCCCAGCCGGCGGTCGGCTGTGGGGCAGCTCAATGCAACGTTTTTTCCTTGACACCTGAAACCTGGCACCTGATACCTTCTTAAGTGCGCTACTTATAAAACAATGGACCGGGGCACACATCGATGGTCACCACCTCTGTCGTGCGGATGGCAAGGGTACTACAACTTGAACAACGCTTTAATCGGCTCATCGAGTATCTCCGCCGGCAGGGGCTGGATCCTGGCGAGTTGTGACGGTTGCCCAGATTCGGGCAGACTGCCTAAAATTTTGGCGTTTGGTGGTTGGTTTGGCACGAGGGTCTGTGGAGCGAGAGGCGGAACCCCCTTCGGGTTCCCCTCTCGCGCTCTCCAACCTCCCCGCGTCGAGGGGGTGCCACCCCCCCGACACCCCCCGGACTTAGCGGCAGGGTGGGAACGAGACTGTGTGGGTGGGATCGGTTTATTCTTTTAGGGCCTGCACGACGCGTGTCGACTGCGACGAAGGGGATGGCTTGTCGTTGGGTTGCAGCGGTCTTTGAAAGTGAAGCAATTCGAACGCTGTACATAATCTGATAGGCAGCGGTCTTCCCTGTCACCTGGCACCTGTCAACAACCCAATGCTTTCAAATACTCCCGGTCAAAGGCGGCGCACAGACCCTCGGAGTGGGCGTAGGGGCCGGGGGTGTAGGCTCGGGAAGCTGTGCCCTGCTGGGTCCATTCGCAGACCTGCCAATCCTGGCGGTTGATTTCGTCCCACAGGGCCACTGCGTCGGTCGGGTCGAAGCCGGGCTGGATGATTTGGGTCGGGTCGAAATACCACTCGCAGACAATCCGGGTAGAATCAGGGGCCAGGGGTACCAGAAAATGCACCATCGCGTAGTCGGGGTGGAGGCTAAATAGCAGGTTGGGAAATAGTGTGTAGTAGTAGGCGCGCTGCAAATCCTCGCCCGCGACGGTACCCAGCGGCGGGCGCGAACGGCTGCCGCTGGCAGTCAGAGCCATGCCCGGATGGATGCCCATGTAGCCCCCCAGAAACGGCCCTTCCATCAGGTCGTTTCGGCCGCTGTCGGAGGGGGACAGCTGCGCCAGGCGCGGGTGGATGGGTGGGCAGTGACAACACTCGTTGTAGTTCTCGAAAACCAGCTTCCAGTTGGCACGCAGGTCGTAGGTGACGCGCGCCCCAAGCCTGAGGGCCGGAAGTCGCCAGCCGGTGAAGCGGCCGATCAGCGGGGCGAAGACCGACTCGAACGGTGTCGGTTGGGGATCCAGGTTGAGCCAGACGAAGCCCTCCCACTCGGCAAGGCGGCAGCGGTGGAGCGGGTAGTCCGCCAGGTCGAAGTCCGGGGCTTGATCCATGTTGGGGGCGGCAGCCAGGCTGCCGTCCAGGCGATAGCTCCAGGCGTGGTAGGGGCAGCGCACCAGAGCGGTGAAGCGGCCCGCTGTTTCGCTGCATAGCCGGGTTCCCCGGTGGCGGCAGAGGTTATGAAATGCCCCCAGCACGCCCCGGTGGTCGCGGATGACGATCAGGCTCTCGCCCGCCACCTGTGTCAGGAAGTATTCTCCGGGACTGTGCGCCTGCTCGGCGCGCCCGATACAGACCCATCGACGCGCAAAGATTTCGCGTTGCTCTTGATCAAAGATCGCAGGGTCGGTGTAGTAACGGCCCGGCAGGGTGCGTTCGCTGGACTGGAGGCGGGCTTTCTCGAACGTGGTCATGGGTGTCACTCCGCGTGCGCTCCCAGTCTAGATGCCCCGCAGCCGACTCACCTGCGACCGCTTTGGGCGGGCGTACAGTGGAAATATAGAAAGCCCGTTCAGGATGCGACCCGGTGAAAACGTTCGTACAGGATCTCGCACGGCAGATCGAAGGTGAGGTGCGTTTTAGCGAGCTCGACCGCGCCCTCTATAGTACCGATGCCAGTTTCTATCGCATCCCGCCTATCGGTGTGGTGATCCCCCGCTCGCAAGCCGATGTGGTGGCGACCGTTCAGGCTACCCGGGCGGCAAAATTGCCGGTGCTGGCCCGCGGCGGCGGCACGAGCGTCTCGGGCCAGGCGGTGGGCCAGGCGGTGGTGCTCGATTTTTCGAAGTATATGCACCGGGTCATCGAGGTCAACCCCGAGGAGGGCACCGCCTGGGTCGAACCGGGAGTGGTGCAGGATGTTTTCAAGCAGCATTTGCGGCCCTACGGTCTGCAATTTGGCCCGGAGACCGCCACGGCGAGCCGCGCCACCCTGGGGGGTATGGCTGCCAACAACTCCGCCGGGGCGCGCTCGATTCTCTACGGCAAAACGGTCGATCACATCCTCGAATGCCGGGCAGTGCTCGCGGACGGTTCGGTGTGCCACTTCGGACCGCTCAACGAGACTGAATTGGCGGCAAAAGCCCAGGGCAGCAGCCTCGAAGCCCAGCTCTACCGGCAGATTCCGCGCCTGATTGCCCAGCACCGCGAGGATATATTGAACGGTTTCCCGCGTTTGCTGCGGCGGGTGAGCGGCTACAACCTCGACGCACTGCTCGCCGACTATCCGGATCCCTCGCCCCTACCGGACCCGGATCGCCGCTTCAACCTCGCCAAGTTGCTGGTGGGTTCGGAAGGGACATTGGCGGTGCTGAGTGCCTTGAAGGTGCGGCTTATCCCGCTGCCGAAGGCGACGGCCGTGGGCGTGGTGCACTTTGGTGAGCTCAACGCAGCCATCGACGCGGTGGCAATAATTCTCGAACTCGCCCCGGCTGCAGTCGAACTGGTCGACGATCAGATCCTCGCTCCCGCGATGCGCTCGCGGGCCTTTCAAGATCGGGTCGGTTTTATCGAAGGTGACCCGCGCGCTGTGCTCCTGGTCGAATTTCACGGCGAGAACGAACACGAGGTGGCGGAGCGGCTGGAGGCCCTGCGCGACCGCCTGGTGCGAGCGCACCTGGGCTACGCCACGGTGAGTGTGCGCGATCAGACCGCCCAGGCGGATGTCTGGAATCTGCGCAAGGCCGGGTTGGGGATGCTGATGAGCACCCGCGCGGAGCGCAAACCCCTCGCCTTCGTCGAAGATCCGGCCGTACCGGTCGAGCGGCTGGGCGAATTTGTGCGCGAATTTCAGCGCATCGTCGCTGCCCACGGCACCCACGCCGGTTACTACGGCCACGCCTCGGTGGGCTGCCTGCACATCCGCCCCGCCCTCAATCTCAAAGATCCTGGCGACATCGAGCGCCTGAACGCCATGCTGCACGAGGTGAGCGACCTCACCCGCGCTTTGGGTGGTTCGATGAGCGGCGAGCACGGCGACGGTCTGGCGCGCAGCTGGCTCAACGAAAAGATGTTCGGCCCGCGGCTGTACGGCGCATTTCAAACGGTCAAGCGCACCTTCGACTTCGAGAACCGCATGAACCCCGGCAAAGTGGTCGACGGGCCGCCGCCGGACGCTCACCTGCGCTACGGCCCCGGCTACCGCACCCAGGAGCTGGCCACCACCTTCGACTTCAGCCGCGAATTCGGCTTTGCCCGCGCGGCCGAGATGTGCAACGGCAACGGCAACTGCCGCAAGCAGGACGTGGGCACGATGTGTCCTTCCTACCAGGCGACTCTCGATGAAAAGCACTCGACCCGCGGCCGGGCCAACGCCCTGCGCTCGGTGCTGGCGGGCCAGGCGGGCTCGGAAAGTTTCACGGGTAGGGGCCTTTACGAGGTCATGGACCTCTGTCTTTCGTGCAAAGCCTGCCAGACCGAATGCCCCTCTAGCGTCAACATGGCCAAGCTCAAAGCGGAATTTTTGAGCCATTATCACCGCGAGCACGGCACGCCCTGGCGCGACCGGGTGGTCGGTCACATCGCGCTCGTCAACCGGCTCGGCGCGGCTACCGCTCCGCTCTCAAACTGGCTGATCAAAAGTCCCCTGGGAGTGCTGGGCAAACGCCTGTTGGGCTTTGCCCCCGAGCGCACCCTGCCCGCCTTTGCCCCCCAGACCTTCAGCCGCTGGTTTTCCACCCGCTCCTCGAAGCCCCTGGGCACGGGGCGCCGGGGTCCGGTGGTGCTCTTCCACGACACCTATATGGAATACAACACCCCCGAGATTGGCCGGGCGGCGGTGAAGTTGTTGGAACAGCTGGGCTACGAAGTGATCCTGCCCACCCGGCGCTGCTGCGGTCGGCCGATGATCTCAAAAGGGCTGCTGGCCGAGGCCCAGGCCACTGCCCGCTACAACGTCGAGCAGCTGTTGCCCTACGCCCGGGCGGGTATACCGATCCTGGGCTGCGAGCCCAGTTGCATCCTCACCCTGCGCGACGAGTACCTGGATCTGGTTTCTGGCGGCGACGCCAAGGACGTGGCTGCCCACAGCCTCACCATCGACGAATTTCTATTCGATCTACACCGGCGGGGCGAACTCAACCTTGAATTTGCCAAATCGGCGCTCCCGGCGCTGCTGCACGGCCACTGCCACCAGAAGGCGATGGTGGGCACCCGGCCGACGCTGGAATTGCTCAAACTGGCCTTCGACGCCCACGAGATCCCCTCGGGCTGCTGCGGGATGGCCGGTGCCTTCGGTTATGAGCAGGAGCACTACGACCTGTCGCTGGCGATCGGTTCCCAGCGTCTGTTTCCAGCAATCGAGCAATCTACGCCCGAAACTGTTCTGGTGGCGGACGGCGTCTCCTGCCGCCAGCAAATCGCCCACGCCACCGGCAGGCAGGCCAAACACCTGGTAGAAGCGCTCTCGGTAACGCTCCCCCCTTACACTAAGGGGGGCCAGGGGGGATCTACTGCCTTGGATACTGGCTCTTGACGAAGCCGATTTCAAAGAGCTGCTGGTAAGCCTTTTGGCCCAGATCCCGCGTCGGGTTCTGGCTGGTGGTGATGCGCACCAGCAGCGGCACCGCCAGTTCGGGTTTGCCCTGGGCGCGGTGGATGAGCGCCAGTTGATAGGTCGCTTCGTCGCGGCGGATGGCTGCCTGCAGCGCCACTTGCTTCTCTTGATCGGCGATGCGGTTGTCGATGCCGGCAAACGCTTTGGACAGCTGCGAGTGCAGCGTGGACATCTGGTTGAGCATCGTGATCGCCTCCTGGTTGCGGGCGACCGCGTCGACGAATTTGCCGTCCTTGGCCATCTGCTGGGCCGCTTTGAGCATCTGATCGGTCCCGGCGACGCTCAGGACGCTGCTCTCCTGCTCCAGCTGCCGATATTTGGAAGCGTCAGGGATTATCGGGGCGGTCGGCTCCGAAGCGGTAGTCGTAGTCGGGTTTTGCTTGAGAGGGCCTGCCTGTTGCGCTCCCGCACCCGCCGCCGTCAGCAGGGCCAAAACCGCCAAGCACGTCCCCACCTGGGAGAGTCTACGCATCGGGAGGTTCCTCAAAACTTCCGTATCATATCACTCCAACCGAAACCGCTCCCTCCCCCGGGGTACGTCCCTCGGCGGCCAAAAGCAACGGTTTTGCAATTATCGGCAACCTACTGTGACGAACCGGCCGGAGGCCATAACGCTCAAATCCAGATCCAGTAATGATTTCAGGCTTTTTAAAAATTGTTAAGTGCGCCGTTTGTGCCCTCGGGCTGGCCTATAATGCAGCGTAACTGCGTATGCTCTTGGGTGGATTTCCGCCATCATCATCTGCTTCATCAGATACCGAGAGAGCGTACGTTGTGGTTCTCGTTCCGAAACCGAGCATCGACGACTCCGTCGGCGGTGCGTCAGCAAGGAGATCCTCAATGTCTACAACGCCGCAGGAGCGAGAGAAGCCCGTCAGGGTTCTCGTAGACAACGATCCAGTTCCGACTTCCACCGAAAAGTGGGGCAAGCCGGGCTGGTTCGAGCGGAACCTGGCGCGCGGTCCCAAGACGACCACCTGGATCTGGGATCTGCACGCTCTGGCTCATGACTTTGAAACCCATACCTCCGACAAGGAAGAAATCTCCCGCAAAATCTTCTCGGCCCACTTCGGCCACCTCGCGGTGGTCTGCGTGTGGCTGAGCGGCATGTTCTGGCACGGCGCGTACTTCTCCAACTTCACAGCCTGGATGGAAAACCCGCTGGGGCTCAAACCGAGCGCCCAGACCGTCTGGCCGGTCTTCGGCCAGGAGATTCTCAACGATCCGTCCACCGTCGCCAAGGGCTTCGAGCAGGGCGGTATCGTGATCACCTCGGGGCTTTTCCACCTGTGGCGCGCGGTCGGGTTTACGACCACCGGCCAGCTTGCGGCGATGTCGATCGCGATGCTCATTATCGCGGCGCTATTTTTGTTTGCGGGTTGGTTCCACTACCACAAGCGCGCTCCCAAGCTCGAGTGGTTCCAGAACGTCGAGTCGATGCTCAACCACCATCTGGCGGGGCTCTTCGGTCTGGGCTCTTTGTTCTGGACCGGCCACCTGATTCACGTGGCCCTGCCGGTCAAAGCGCAGCTCGACGCCGGTATCGCCCCAGCCCAGGTCAACCCGTTCGCGGGCCTGGACTACGGGTTGATGGGCCAGTACTTCCCGAAGGGCTTTGGTCCCAACGGCGGTCTGGGGGCGTTCTTTACCCTCAACTGGGGCCAGTTCACCGACTTTTTGACCTTCAAAGGCGGTCTGGAACCGGCCACCGGTGCGCTGTACCTCACCGACATCGCCCATCACCATCTGGCCATCGCGACACTGTTCATCATCGCGGGCCACATGTACCGGACCAACTGGGGCATCGGCCACTCGATCAAAGAGATGCTCGAAGCCCACAAAGGTCCCCTCACCGGTGAAGGGCACCGCGGCCTCTACGAGGTGCTCACCACCTCCTGGCACGCGCAACTGGCCATCAACCTCGCGATGGCCGGTTCGATCACGATCATCGTCGCCCATCACATGTACGCGATGAACCCGTACCCCTACATGGGCACGGACTACGCGACCCAGATTTCGCTGTTCACGCACCACATGTGGATCGGCGGCTTCTTGATCGTGGGCGCCGGTGCGCACGCGGCGATTTTCATGGTCCGCGACTACGACCCGGTCACCAATCAGAACAACCTGCTGGATCGGGTGCTGCGCCACCGCGACGCGATCATCTCGCACCTCAACTGGGTGACGCTGTTCCTGGGCTTCCATTCGTTCGGACTCTACGTCCACAACGACACGATGCAGGCCCTCGGTCGCCCGCGCGACATGTTTGCCGACTTCGCGATTCCGCTGCAGCCGGTATTCGCCCAGTGGATTCAAAACATCCACGCGGCGGCCCCCGGCGGTGCGACCGCTCCCTGGGTTGGCGGCACCAGCCCTACCTGGTACACCGGCGCGCTCTCGAGCGCCGCGACGCTCCAGGCGAATCAGGTGTTGGCCCTGGCCAACGACAAAATCTCAATTTCGCCGATCCACCTGGGCACGGCGGACTTCATGGTCCACCACATCTTTGCCCTGTGCATCCACGTCACGGTGCTGATTTTGCTGAAGGGCGTGCTGTTTGCCCGCTCCTCGCGGCTCATTCCCGACAAAGCCAACCTCGGTTTCCGCTTCCCCTGCGACGGCCCCGGCCGCGGCGGCACCTGCCAGTCCTCCGCCTGGGATCATGTGTTTCTCGGTCTGTTCTGGATGTACAACACCATCTCGGTGGTGATCTTCCACTTCAGCTGGAAAATGCAGTCGGACGTCTGGGGGACGGTCGATCGCTCCACCGGAGCGGTCAACCACATCATCGGCAATACCGACGTGTTGCTTGGTGGCCAGACGGTGGCCCTTTCGCAGTACGCGGCGAGTTCCATCAACATCAACGGCTGGCTGCGCGACTTTTTGTGGGCGCAGTCCTCGGCGGTCATCAACTCCTACGGTGGCCCGCTCTCGGCCTACGGCCTGATGTTCCTGGGCGCCCACTTCATCTGGGCCTTCTCGCTGATGTTCCTGTTTAGCGGCCGCGGCTACTGGCAGGAGCTCATCGAGTCGATCGTCTGGGCCCACAACAAGCTGAAGGTAGCCCCCGCCATTCAACCGCGCGCCCTGAGCATCACCCAGGGTCGGGCGGTCGGCGTGGCCCACTACCTGCTAGGAGGGATCGCCACGACGTGGGCGTTCTTCCTGGCCCGATTCCTGGCCTTGCCATAGGGAGTGACAGCAATGGCAACTCGTTTTCCAAAATTCAGCCAGGACCTTGCGCAGGACCCGACCACGCGCCGTATCTGGTATGGCATCGCCACCGCCCACGACTTTGAAAGTCACGACGGGATGACCGAAGAGTCTCTCTACCAGAAACTCTTCGCCACCCACTTCGGCCACCTGGCGATCATCTTTTTGTGGTCTTCGGGCAACCTGTTTCACATCGCCTGGCAGGGCAACTTCGAGCAGTGGGTCTCCAACCCCACCGGTGTGGTGCCCATCGCCCACGCCATCTGGGACCCCCACTTCGGCAAGGGTGCGGTCGAAGCCTTCACCCCCGAAGGGGGCGCAGGCCCGGTCAACGCCGCCTACTCGGGGCTGTATTACCTCTACTACACCCTCGGGATGCGCTTCAATTCGGACCTCTACCAGGGTTCGATCTTCTTGATGGTGCTGGCGACCGTCTTCTTGATCGCGGGCTGGCTGCATTTGCAGCCCCGCTTCCGGCCGTCCCTCGCCTGGTTCAAGAACGCCGAGTCGCGCCTCAACCACCACCTCTCGGCGCTGTTCGGGGTCTCCTCTCTGGCCTTCGCGGGCCACATGATCCACGTCGCCATCCCGGCCGCCCGCGGCCAGCGCGTCGACTGGAGCAACTTCCTGAACACCCTTCCCCACCCGGCGGGCCTGGCGCCCTTTTTCACCGGCAACTGGGGAGTGTACGCCGACCCGCAGGCGGGTCCGCCGATTCTGACTTTTATCGGCGGCCTCAACCCGGCCACGGGGACGCTCTGGCTCACGGACATCGCCCATCACCATCTGGCCATCGCGGTGATCTTCATCATCGCGGGTCACATGTACCGGACCAACTTCGGCATCGGCCACTCGATCAAAGAGATCCTCGATGCCCACAAGGGTCCGCTCACCGGTGAAGGGCACCGCGGCCTCTACGACACGATCAACAACTCGCTGCACTTCCAGCTCGGTCTGGCCCTGGCTAGCCTGGGCGTCGTCACCTCGCTGGTGGCGCAGCACACCTACGCCCTGCCGGCGTACTTCTACATGCCGCAAGATCACACCACGATGGCGGCGCTTTACACCCATCACCAGTACATCGCTGGATTTTTGATGGTCGGCGCCTTTGCCCACGGTGCGATCTTCTTCGTGCGCGACTACGACCCGAAGGCGAACGAGAACAACGTGCTCGCCCGCATGCTCGAGCACAAAGAGGCACTCATCTCGCACCTGAGCTGGGTGTCGTTGTTCCTGGGCTTCCACACCCTGGGCCTTTACGTCCA harbors:
- a CDS encoding aromatic ring-hydroxylating oxygenase subunit alpha, whose protein sequence is MTTFEKARLQSSERTLPGRYYTDPAIFDQEQREIFARRWVCIGRAEQAHSPGEYFLTQVAGESLIVIRDHRGVLGAFHNLCRHRGTRLCSETAGRFTALVRCPYHAWSYRLDGSLAAAPNMDQAPDFDLADYPLHRCRLAEWEGFVWLNLDPQPTPFESVFAPLIGRFTGWRLPALRLGARVTYDLRANWKLVFENYNECCHCPPIHPRLAQLSPSDSGRNDLMEGPFLGGYMGIHPGMALTASGSRSRPPLGTVAGEDLQRAYYYTLFPNLLFSLHPDYAMVHFLVPLAPDSTRIVCEWYFDPTQIIQPGFDPTDAVALWDEINRQDWQVCEWTQQGTASRAYTPGPYAHSEGLCAAFDREYLKALGC
- the psaA gene encoding photosystem I core protein PsaA, which gives rise to MSTTPQEREKPVRVLVDNDPVPTSTEKWGKPGWFERNLARGPKTTTWIWDLHALAHDFETHTSDKEEISRKIFSAHFGHLAVVCVWLSGMFWHGAYFSNFTAWMENPLGLKPSAQTVWPVFGQEILNDPSTVAKGFEQGGIVITSGLFHLWRAVGFTTTGQLAAMSIAMLIIAALFLFAGWFHYHKRAPKLEWFQNVESMLNHHLAGLFGLGSLFWTGHLIHVALPVKAQLDAGIAPAQVNPFAGLDYGLMGQYFPKGFGPNGGLGAFFTLNWGQFTDFLTFKGGLEPATGALYLTDIAHHHLAIATLFIIAGHMYRTNWGIGHSIKEMLEAHKGPLTGEGHRGLYEVLTTSWHAQLAINLAMAGSITIIVAHHMYAMNPYPYMGTDYATQISLFTHHMWIGGFLIVGAGAHAAIFMVRDYDPVTNQNNLLDRVLRHRDAIISHLNWVTLFLGFHSFGLYVHNDTMQALGRPRDMFADFAIPLQPVFAQWIQNIHAAAPGGATAPWVGGTSPTWYTGALSSAATLQANQVLALANDKISISPIHLGTADFMVHHIFALCIHVTVLILLKGVLFARSSRLIPDKANLGFRFPCDGPGRGGTCQSSAWDHVFLGLFWMYNTISVVIFHFSWKMQSDVWGTVDRSTGAVNHIIGNTDVLLGGQTVALSQYAASSININGWLRDFLWAQSSAVINSYGGPLSAYGLMFLGAHFIWAFSLMFLFSGRGYWQELIESIVWAHNKLKVAPAIQPRALSITQGRAVGVAHYLLGGIATTWAFFLARFLALP
- a CDS encoding FAD-binding and (Fe-S)-binding domain-containing protein, with the protein product MKTFVQDLARQIEGEVRFSELDRALYSTDASFYRIPPIGVVIPRSQADVVATVQATRAAKLPVLARGGGTSVSGQAVGQAVVLDFSKYMHRVIEVNPEEGTAWVEPGVVQDVFKQHLRPYGLQFGPETATASRATLGGMAANNSAGARSILYGKTVDHILECRAVLADGSVCHFGPLNETELAAKAQGSSLEAQLYRQIPRLIAQHREDILNGFPRLLRRVSGYNLDALLADYPDPSPLPDPDRRFNLAKLLVGSEGTLAVLSALKVRLIPLPKATAVGVVHFGELNAAIDAVAIILELAPAAVELVDDQILAPAMRSRAFQDRVGFIEGDPRAVLLVEFHGENEHEVAERLEALRDRLVRAHLGYATVSVRDQTAQADVWNLRKAGLGMLMSTRAERKPLAFVEDPAVPVERLGEFVREFQRIVAAHGTHAGYYGHASVGCLHIRPALNLKDPGDIERLNAMLHEVSDLTRALGGSMSGEHGDGLARSWLNEKMFGPRLYGAFQTVKRTFDFENRMNPGKVVDGPPPDAHLRYGPGYRTQELATTFDFSREFGFARAAEMCNGNGNCRKQDVGTMCPSYQATLDEKHSTRGRANALRSVLAGQAGSESFTGRGLYEVMDLCLSCKACQTECPSSVNMAKLKAEFLSHYHREHGTPWRDRVVGHIALVNRLGAATAPLSNWLIKSPLGVLGKRLLGFAPERTLPAFAPQTFSRWFSTRSSKPLGTGRRGPVVLFHDTYMEYNTPEIGRAAVKLLEQLGYEVILPTRRCCGRPMISKGLLAEAQATARYNVEQLLPYARAGIPILGCEPSCILTLRDEYLDLVSGGDAKDVAAHSLTIDEFLFDLHRRGELNLEFAKSALPALLHGHCHQKAMVGTRPTLELLKLAFDAHEIPSGCCGMAGAFGYEQEHYDLSLAIGSQRLFPAIEQSTPETVLVADGVSCRQQIAHATGRQAKHLVEALSVTLPPYTKGGQGGSTALDTGS